Proteins from one Ipomoea triloba cultivar NCNSP0323 chromosome 1, ASM357664v1 genomic window:
- the LOC116013309 gene encoding serpin-ZX-like: MDVNRESIKNQVDLSLKLANHIFSTEAGGDSNLVFSPLSINVILSLIAVGSDSPTRDQLLAFLKSDSTDDLNTFYSQIVGYILVDGSLTGGPSLSVANGLWMDRTLPIKPSFKHVVDTVYKAASESVDFRHKASQVVDEVNLWVEKKTKSRINHILPPSAVNNRTRLLFTSALYFNGAWREFDASMTKDHEFHLLNGSSIQVPFMSNYLKQSVKAFSGFKVLKLSYNRGNDYKERRSFSMSFFLPDAMDGLPSLLEKTSSESSFIERHLPTHMVSMGKFLIPKFQIYFQFEGSRVLEELGVVTPFNPTGGGLTEMVDSPEGSELYVSKILHGSFIEVNEGGTEAVGVSFGVMYTCCMVEKEDKTDFVADHPFLFAIREDFSGAILFVGTVLHPHYMGVFPNGQ; this comes from the exons ATGGACGTTAACCGTGAATCGATCAAGAATCAGGTGGATCTTTCATTAAAGCTAGCGAATCACATCTTCTCTACAGAGGCCGGAGGAGATTCCAACCTAGTTTTCTCTCCTCTATCCATTAACGTCATCTTGAGTCTCATTGCCGTTGGTTCAGATTCCCCAACTCGCGACCAGCTCCTCGCTTTTCTAAAGTCGGACTCCACCGACGACCTCAACACATTTTACTCTCAGATCGTGGGCTATATACTGGTAGACGGCAGCCTTACTGGCGGCCCAAGCTTGTCGGTGGCAAACGGTTTGTGGATGGACCGGACTCTCCCAATAAAGCCTTCATTCAAGCATGTGGTGGATACTGTTTATAAAGCCGCATCTGAATCAGTTGATTTTCGGCACAAG GCAAGCCAAGTGGTTGATGAAGTGAATTTGTGggttgaaaaaaaaactaaaagtcgTATCAACCACATACTTCCTCCCAGTGCAGTTAACAATAGAACACGGCTCCTTTTTACAAGTGCATTGTATTTTAATGGAGCTTGGAGAGAGTTTGATGCATCGATGACGAAGGATCACGAGTTCCACCTCCTTAATGGAAGCTCTATACAAGTCCCCTTCATGAGCAACTATTTGAAGCAATCTGTGAAAGCATTCAGTGGTTTCAAAGTCTTAAAACTATCTTATAATCGAGGCAATGATTATAAGGAGCGTCGTAGTTTCTCCATGTCCTTCTTTCTGCCTGACGCCATGGATGGACTGCCATCTTTGCTGGAAAAAACGAGCTCTGAATCTAGCTTTATAGAGCGCCACCTCCCTACCCATATGGTTTCAATGGGCAAGTTTCTGATCCCAAAATTCCAAATATATTTCCAGTTTGAAGGTTCAAGAGTTCTGGAGGAGCTTGGGGTGGTGACGCCGTTCAATCCCACGGGTGGGGGTCTGACTGAGATGGTGGATTCACCGGAGGGTTCTGAGTTGTATGTTTCAAAAATCCTGCACGGATCGTTTATTGAGGTTAATGAGGGAGGAACAGAAGCCGTAGGTGTTTCATTTGGTGTGATGTATACATGTTGCATGGTAGAGAAAGAAGATAAGACAGACTTTGTGGCTGACCATCCCTTCCTGTTTGCTATTCGAGAAGATTTTAGTGGTGCCATTCTCTTCGTTGGGACTGTGCTTCATCCCCATTATATGGGGGTGTTCCCAAACGGCCAATAG
- the LOC116013333 gene encoding uncharacterized protein LOC116013333, with amino-acid sequence MTEDSLSAKNSPAATARSPEDEDLLQRNTKKMKRPRDSTEKSNQVQPAEIGQETTTFAGLKSPDSTRWQTPVETPNTAWGRKNVEDPFDKETASDDEIMGDERADPNCPIIRVTKEEKERLRRPWRRTLIIKLLGRKVSYSFLINRLQRMWKPEAGFDLIALDQDFYLAKFESLRDYEFAKYDGPWIILGHYLTVQEWVPNFIPWKNKLDKLLVWIRFPSLPIEYFEEEFLMKIGREVGRPVKVDYTTSLVSKGKFGRICVELDMTKPLLSKFTLAEEVWPIEYEGIHMVCFKCGIYSHKQGQCGGEGSKDEEIGDQQLLEEAQAEGQ; translated from the coding sequence ATGACGGAGGATTCTCTCTCTGCGAAGAACTCGCCGGCGGCGACCGCTCGGTCACCGGAAGACGAAGATCTACTCCAACGTAACACTAAGAAAATGAAACGACCAAGGGATTCAACGGAGAAATCAAACCAGGTTCAACCAGCAGAAATCGGGCAAGAAACAACTACGTTTGCCGGTCTCAAATCTCCGGATTCCACTCGATGGCAAACTCCAGTCGAAACACCCAACACAGCCTGGGGCAGAAAGAATGTCGAGGATCCGTTTGATAAGGAAACGGCTTCTGACGACGAAATTATGGGCGATGAAAGAGCGGACCCGAATTGTCCGATAATCCGAGTAACAAAGGAAGAGAAAGAGAGGCTGCGCCGGCCATGGCGACGGACGCTCATCATCAAATTGCTAGGAAGAAAGGTGAGTTACTCGTTCTTGATTAATAGATTGCAGAGGATGTGGAAGCCAGAAGCAGGCTTCGACCTAATCGCCCTCGACCAAGACTTCTATCTGGCAAAATTCGAATCCCTACGGGATTACGAATTCGCAAAATATGATGGACCGTGGATTATACTGGGCCATTATCTTACCGTACAAGAATGGGTTCCCAATTTCATACCCTGGAAGAACAAATTAGACAAACTCCTAGTCTGGATCAGATTTCCCTCACTGCCGATTGAGTATTTTGAGGAGGAGTTCTTGATGAAAATAGGCAGAGAAGTCGGTCGCCCAGTAAAGGTCGACTACACAACAAGCTTAGTTTCAAAAGGGAAATTCGGTAGGATTTGTGTTGAGTTGGATATGACCAAACCATTACTATCAAAATTCACGTTAGCTGAAGAAGTATGGCCTATTGAATATGAGGGGATCCACATGGTTTGTTTCAAATGTGGCATCTATAGCCACAAACAAGGGCAGTGCGGAGGCGAAGGTAGTAAGGATGAGGAGATCGGAGATCAACAGCTACTCGAAGAAGCCCAGGCTGAAGGACAATAG
- the LOC116025275 gene encoding probable disease resistance protein At4g33300: protein MAVTDLFAGEIATELLKHLYAICKKCALSRTSALQLIEDISAVDPIIREIKATGVELPQERQRQLDEFSRTLSAGVELADKVLKCGRWNMYKNLQFARKMEKLEKRVSRFVQGIMPAHVMADVHHVRVDTEQRFDRLDNSFKRIEQQLGAMKIGVDEGGGGGGWLGEAVKRVEEEQRWCEDSFVNLGAGFELGKRKVKDMLMKDEENSGVFELCGIGGSGKTTLAREICKDDEIQSFFKGRVHFLTVSQSPNVENLRLQVWSMISGCTLQSSANMFPGWNPQFDWNRMPAQPRLLILDDVWKLADLKPLIDLKVPGCKILVVSRFKFPLSVIDSAHELELLREDEAMSLFCHFAFGRNCIPLGFDEKLVKEVIDECEGLPLALKVVGSSLKGQPEMFWKSAQNRLSRSLPVGESHEVQLLERMKWSIDYLPEKVRECFLDLGAFPEDKKIPLDVLINMWVELHDIPEEEAFHIVVELSNKNLLNLTKDARVGDLYSSYYDISVSQHDVLRDLAIHMSGLEDINQRRRLLMPKRERELPKEWERKADQPFNARVISVHTDEMKEMDWFQMDCPKAEVLILNFSSSEYFLPPFICSMPKLRALILINYSTSNAVLYNLSVFNDLTYLRSLWFEKISVPHLSNSTRPLIYLRKISLILCSINNSLDQSVVDLPRLFPRLSELTMDHCINFNELPTGICKMRSLKTLSVTNCDSLHELTGELGELSFLQILRIYACPNVKSLPPSIGDLVSLKYLDISQCVSLKTLPETIDGCRRLEKIDMRECPVIKSLPASVKYLESLRRVICDEEVSFHWKEVEEAVSGLCVQVAEECFTLDWLSE, encoded by the exons ATGGCGGTGACGGATCTTTTCGCCGGAGAGATCGCTACCGAGCTCCTCAAACATCTCTACGCTATCTGCAAGAAGTGCGCCCTCTCCCGCACCAGCGCTTTGCAGCTAATTGAAGACATCAGTGCGGTCGACCCGATTATCCGGGAAATCAAGGCCACCGGCGTCGAGCTCCCGCAGGAGCGCCAGCGCCAGCTCGACGAGTTCTCCAGGACGCTCTCCGCCGGCGTCGAGCTCGCCGACAAGGTCCTCAAGTGCGGGCGCTGGAACATGTACAAGAATCTCCAGTTCGCGCGCAAAATGGAGAAGCTGGAGAAGAGGGTTTCCAGGTTCGTGCAGGGAATCATGCCGGCGCACGTGATGGCCGACGTCCATCACGTGAGGGTCGACACGGAGCAGAGGTTCGATCGCCTCGACAATTCGTTCAAGCGGATCGAGCAGCAGCTCGGCGCCATGAAAATCGGCGTGGACgagggcggcggcggcggcgggtgGTTGGGGGAGGCCGTGAAGAGGGTGGAGGAGGAGCAGAGGTGGTGCGAGGACAGTTTTGTAAATTTAGGTGCCGGGTTTGAATTGGGAAAGAGGAAAGTGAAAGATATGCTAATGAAGGATGAAGAAAACAGTGGCGTTTTTGAACTTTGTGGGATTGGAGGCAGTGGGAAAACCACTTTAGCCAGAGAGATTTGCAAGGATGATGAAATTCAAA GTTTTTTCAAGGGAAGGGTTCACTTTCTTACTGTGTCTCAATCCCCAAATGTGGAGAATCTGAGGTTACAGGTTTGGTCAATGATATCAGGGTGTACTCTTCAATCTTCTGCCAATATGTTTCCTGGGTGGAACCCTCAATTCGATTGGAACAGGATGCCTGCTCAGCCGAGGCTTCTGATTCTAGACGATGTATGGAAGCTTGCAGATCTTAAGCCGCTGATAGATTTGAAAGTTCCCGGCTGCAAGATCCTTGTGGTTTCGCGATTCAAGTTCCCTCTATCAGTTATTGACTCTGCTCACGAGTTGGAGCTGTTGAGAGAAGATGAAGCTATGTCTCTTTTCTGCCATTTTGCCTTTGGGCGCAATTGCATTCCTCTTGGTTTCGATGAGAAGTTGGTGAAAGAG GTAATTGATGAATGTGAAGGGCTTCCTCTCGCTTTAAAAGTTGTTGGATCATCTCTAAAGGGCCAGCCTGAAATGTTCTGGAAAAGTGCTCAAAACAGATTGTCGAGGAGCCTCCCTGTTGGCGAGTCTCATGAGGTACAATTGCTAGAGAGGATGAAATGGAGTATTGATTACTTGCCCGAGAAAGTCAGGGAGTGTTTCCTCGACTTGGGCGCATTTCCAGAAGACAAAAAGATCCCTCTTGATGTTCTCATTAACATGTGGGTGGAACTACATGATATCCCCGAGGAAGAGGCCTTTCATATTGTAGTTGAACTTTCTAACAAGAATCTCCTAAATTTGACGAAAGATGCAAG AGTTGGAGACTTGTACAGCAGCTACTATGACATATCTGTATCTCAGCACGATGTTTTGAGGGATTTAGCAATTCACATGAGCGGTCTCGAGGATATAAATCAGAGAAGGCGGTTGCTCATGCCAAAGAGGGAGCGAGAGCTCCCGAAAGAATGGGAGAGAAAGGCAGATCAACCCTTCAATGCCCGAGTTATCTCAGTTCATACAG ATGAAATGAAGGAGATGGATTGGTTCCAAATGGATTGTCCAAAAGCCGAAGTGCTAATCCTAAACTTTTCCTCGTCCGAATACTTCTTGCCTCCTTTTATTTGCAGCATGCCCAAGCTCAGGGCGCTGATATTAATAAACTATAGCACCTCCAATGCAGTCCTCTACAACCTTTCGGTTTTCAATGATTTGACCTACTTGAGAAGCCTATGGTTTGAGAAAATCTCTGTCCCTCATTTGTCCAATTCTACCAGGCCCCTCATATACCTGCGGAAAATTTCTTTAATCTTGTGCAGTATCAACAACAGCCTTGATCAATCAGTTGTAGACCTCCCCCGCCTGTTCCCTCGTCTTTCAGAGCTCACAATGGATCACTGCATAAACTTCAATGAACTACCGACAGGCATATGCAAGATGCGTTCGCTGAAGACCTTGAGTGTCACTAACTGTGACAGTCTCCATGAACTGACAGGCGAGCTAGGGGAGCTGAGTTTTCTGCAAATTCTAAGGATATACGCCTGCCCAAATGTTAAAAGCCTTCCTCCTAGCATTGGCGACTTGGTATCCCTGAAATACCTCGATATCTCTCAATGTGTTAGCTTGAAAACTCTCCCTGAGACGATCGATGGGTGTAGAAGACTGGAGAAGATTGACATGAGGGAATGCCCGGTGATTAAGAGCTTGCCCGCGTCTGTGAAGTACTTGGAATCTCTACGCAGGGTAATTTGTGACGAAGAGGTCTCTTTCCATTGGAAGGAAGTCGAGGAGGCTGTATCAGGTTTATGTGTTCAGGTTGCCGAGGAATGCTTTACTCTTGACTGGCTATCCGAGTAA
- the LOC116013298 gene encoding serpin-ZX-like has translation MDVNSKSITNQVDLSLKLAKHVFFTQAEGDSNLVFSPLSINVILSLIAVGSNSPTRDELLAFLKTDSIDDLNTFYSQIVDNIRVDGSLTGGPCLSVANGLWIDRTLPLKPSFKHVVDTVYKATSESVDFRNKASEVADQVNSWAEKETKGLINNLLPPNAIDDTIRLIFASALYFKGDWSNKFNESKTQDHEFHLLNGSSIQVPFMRTCEKQYVKAFSGFKVLKLSYNKGNDDNKRRRFSMYFFLPDAMDGLPSLLEKASSESGFLERHLPTKLVSVGKFRIPKFQISFQFEVSRVLGELGVKVPFNPRGGGLTEMVDSPVSSDLYVSKILQKSFIEVNEGGTEAAAVSVSLMPPGAGFRIEKEDKTDFVADHPFLFAIREDFSGAILFVGTVLHPHYKSKNLSSKTTPALPPPCVIWEWPKSMGSLGSWKQSLKSLDGSENKELLEWDLAEIERLFMSVPNSKKMDV, from the exons ATGGACGTTAACAGTAAATCGATCACGAATCAGGTGGATCTTTCATTAAAGCTAGCTAAGCACGTCTTCTTTACACAGGCCGAAGGAGATTCTAACCTAGTTTTCTCTCCTCTCTCCATTAACGTCATCTTGAGTCTCATCGCCGTCGGCTCCAATTCCCCAACTCGTGACGAACTCCTCGCTTTTCTCAAGACAGACTCCATCGACGATCTCAACACATTTTACTCTCAGATCGTTGACAATATACGTGTAGACGGCAGTCTTACCGGCGGCCCATGCTTGTCGGTGGCCAACGGTTTGTGGATCGACCGCACTCTGCCGTTGAAGCCATCATTCAAGCATGTGGTGGACACTGTTTACAAGGCCACTTCTGAATCCGTTGATTTTCGAAACAAG GCAAGTGAAGTGGCTGATCAAGTGAATTCGTGGGCTGAGAAAGAAACTAAAGGTCTTATCAACAACTTACTTCCTCCCAATGCAATCGACGATACAATAAGGCTCATTTTTGCAAGTGCACTGTATTTTAAAGGAGATTGGTCTAACAAGTTTAATGAATCGAAGACGCAGGATCACGAATTCCACCTCCTTAATGGGAGCTCTATACAAGTCCCCTTCATGAGAACCTGTGAGAAGCAGTATGTGAAAGCATTCAGTGGTTTCAAAGTCTTAAAACTATCTTATAATAAAGGCAATGATGATAATAAGCGTCGTAGATTCTCCATGTACTTCTTTCTGCCTGACGCCATGGATGGACTGCCATCTTTGCTGGAAAAAGCGAGCTCTGAATCTGGGTTTCTAGAGCGCCATCTCCCTACCAAACTAGTCTCAGTGGGAAAGTTTCGGATCCCAAAATTCCAAATTTCTTTCCAGTTTGAGGTTTCAAGAGTTCTGGGGGAGCTTGGGGTGAAGGTGCCGTTCAATCCCAGGGGTGGGGGTCTCACTGAGATGGTGGATTCACCGGTGAGTTCCGATCTCTATGTTTCCAAAATcctgcaaaaatcatttattGAGGTTAATGAGGGAGGAACAGAAGCCGCAGCTGTTTCGGTTTCTTTAATGCCGCCTGGAGCAGGTTTCAGGATAGAGAAAGAAGATAAAACAGACTTTGTGGCTGACCATCCCTTTCTGTTTGCCATTCGAGAAGATTTTAGTGGTGCCATTCTCTTCGTTGGGACTGTGCTTCATCCTCATTATAAGTCAAAAAACCTCTCTTCAAAAACCACACCAGCCCTGCCGCCCCCTTGTGTAATCTGGGAGTGGCCGAAGAGTATGGGATCTTTGGGGTCGTGGAAGCAATCTCTTAAATCCTTGGATGGGTCGGAGAATAAGGAACTTTTAGAGTGGGATTTAGCTGAAATAGAACGATTATTTATGTCAGTTCCCAACTCTAAAAAGATGGATGTTTGA